The proteins below come from a single Halomicroarcula saliterrae genomic window:
- a CDS encoding AIR synthase family protein: protein MSDLGKIDRETFEDVIYPNLGRSRADVAVGPRHGVDFGVLDIGGRAVVVATDPISILPELGWRRAGRLALEIVLTDVAVSGVAPTHLAVNLTLPPSWTDDDLEACWRGIADHADRLGVSIVSGHTARYPGIDSSWVGGATVLGVGDREAIVRPDGAAPGDDIVVTTGPAAEVTGLLATLYPEQLGLPPETVATAQERVEDIAAVADAREAFGAGGVTAMHDATEGGLAGGLVEMASGAGVRFDVDAERVPVAPGVAAVCEAVDVDPWTVTSAGTLLLTAESGSGEAVVEALERRGTPAAVVGTVTDGDGVFVDGEPLAAPASDPSWAVFERFSGE from the coding sequence ATGAGCGACCTCGGGAAGATAGACCGCGAGACGTTCGAGGACGTCATCTACCCGAATCTGGGTAGATCGCGGGCCGACGTGGCCGTCGGGCCGCGCCACGGCGTCGATTTCGGCGTTCTTGACATCGGCGGCCGGGCGGTAGTCGTCGCGACCGACCCCATCTCTATCTTGCCGGAGCTGGGCTGGCGACGGGCCGGCCGGCTGGCCCTGGAAATCGTCCTCACCGACGTGGCCGTCTCCGGCGTCGCGCCCACCCACCTCGCGGTCAATCTGACGCTGCCGCCGTCGTGGACCGACGACGACCTGGAAGCCTGCTGGCGGGGTATCGCAGACCACGCCGACCGGCTCGGCGTGAGCATCGTCTCGGGCCACACCGCCCGCTATCCCGGCATCGACAGCTCGTGGGTCGGCGGCGCCACCGTCCTGGGCGTCGGTGACCGCGAGGCAATCGTCCGGCCGGACGGGGCCGCGCCCGGCGACGATATCGTCGTGACCACGGGCCCGGCCGCGGAGGTGACGGGTCTGCTGGCGACGCTGTATCCGGAACAGCTGGGACTCCCGCCGGAGACCGTGGCGACGGCACAGGAGCGCGTCGAAGACATTGCGGCCGTCGCGGACGCCCGCGAAGCGTTCGGGGCCGGCGGCGTCACCGCGATGCACGACGCGACGGAGGGGGGCCTCGCGGGCGGTCTCGTGGAGATGGCGAGCGGCGCGGGGGTCCGGTTCGACGTCGACGCCGAGCGGGTGCCCGTCGCGCCCGGCGTCGCGGCGGTGTGTGAAGCAGTCGACGTGGACCCGTGGACGGTGACGAGCGCGGGCACGCTGTTGCTCACTGCCGAATCGGGGAGCGGTGAGGCCGTCGTCGAAGCACTGGAGCGCCGCGGGACACCCGCGGCCGTCGTCGGAACGGTGACCGACGGCGACGGGGTCTTCGTCGACGGCGAGCCGCTTGCGGCCCCGGCGAGCGACCCCTCGTGGGCCGTCTTCGAGCGGTTCTCCGGGGAGTAG
- a CDS encoding ABC transporter ATP-binding protein encodes MTMSGVDVTELSVGFDGVTALESVSLSVRAGEFFTLVGPSGCGKTTTLRAIAGLADSTGGAVTVDGQDVTDAPPEARDVGIVFQNYALFPHMSVRENVAYGLRFHELDGRDDDERVAELLDLVDLAGVADRDPEQLSGGQQQRIALARALAPEPDVLLLDEPLSALDATLRKRLRVQIKTIQRELDITTIYVTHDQAEALALSDRVAVMHDGRVEQVATPEVVYRDPASRFVAEFVGDNNLFDGAVTDDGAGVAVDGATLPLPEGADQRPGESLTLAVRPEAIAVGDDASDAPGTTLAATVETVEFLGDAYRVHCRWQGRRIECKTTAADPPDGEVALGFDAADVHVL; translated from the coding sequence ATGACGATGTCCGGTGTCGACGTGACCGAGTTGTCGGTGGGCTTCGACGGCGTGACAGCGCTCGAATCGGTGTCGCTGTCCGTCCGGGCAGGGGAGTTTTTCACCCTCGTCGGCCCGTCTGGCTGTGGGAAGACGACAACGCTTCGCGCCATCGCCGGGCTGGCCGACTCCACGGGCGGGGCCGTCACAGTCGACGGGCAGGACGTGACCGACGCCCCACCGGAAGCGCGCGACGTGGGGATAGTGTTCCAGAACTACGCGCTTTTTCCGCACATGAGCGTCCGCGAGAACGTCGCCTACGGGCTGCGGTTCCACGAGCTCGATGGCCGTGACGACGACGAGCGCGTGGCCGAGCTGCTCGACCTCGTCGACCTCGCGGGCGTGGCCGACCGCGACCCGGAGCAGCTCTCGGGCGGCCAACAGCAGCGCATCGCGCTGGCCCGCGCGCTCGCCCCCGAGCCCGACGTGCTCTTGCTCGACGAGCCGCTGTCGGCGCTGGACGCGACGCTCCGCAAGCGGCTCCGGGTACAGATAAAGACCATCCAGCGGGAGCTCGACATCACGACGATCTACGTCACGCACGACCAGGCCGAGGCGCTGGCGCTCAGCGACCGGGTGGCCGTCATGCACGACGGCCGCGTCGAGCAGGTCGCGACCCCGGAGGTCGTCTATCGGGACCCCGCCTCGCGGTTCGTCGCCGAGTTCGTCGGGGACAACAACCTCTTCGACGGCGCGGTCACCGACGACGGCGCGGGCGTCGCCGTCGACGGGGCGACGCTCCCGCTGCCCGAGGGGGCCGACCAGCGACCCGGCGAGTCGCTGACGCTCGCGGTGCGGCCCGAGGCCATCGCAGTCGGTGACGACGCATCGGACGCCCCGGGCACGACACTCGCGGCGACAGTCGAGACCGTCGAGTTCCTCGGCGACGCCTACCGGGTCCACTGCCGGTGGCAGGGCCGGCGCATCGAGTGCAAGACGACGGCGGCGGACCCGCCCGACGGCGAGGTCGCGCTCGGGTTCGACGCGGCGGACGTACACGTGCTCTGA